The following nucleotide sequence is from Deltaproteobacteria bacterium.
CTCCCTTAAAAGGATCGTTAGAACAATAACTCCCAGCTTAATGAAATCTTGAGGCTATCGGTCCGCGTAATCACAGGAAATACGGTACGGTTGTAAAGCACCCTGGTGCCGTCTGTGAGGCCGATAACAATACCGGCTTCCTGAAGAGATTGTTCCTCACCTTGTTCCGCCGGCGGCAAGGTTGCTCTCAAGGTGATTTTGACTTCGTCATCATTAAGCTCCGTAGAGATATGGTCCTTTATAATCTTTGCTTCAGCTACCTGTTTATTCAAGGCTGTGTCTGTCGTCATTGGAGTATCATCACCACTGCCGACAGCAATGGTGAGTTGTGACAGTCCTTCAATCTGACCGGCCAGAAAGGTTGCCAGCAGGTTTCTGCCTCTATTTGTTATGAGGTTGTCGATTTTATACCGGCCGACGGGCCTATCTGTCAGATCGTGCAAAAAAATAAATAGTCGCCCTTCCAGTTTGTGTTTTTCTTTTAAAGCCATTGTCCTGTACTCCCTTTTTGAAGAAGCTATGATTGATTGTTTTATAAAATAATTATTACCATTAAATTACGATTGCTTTTCATCTATTGTAAGCTCAATTTCAGCGCTGCTGCCTTCAATTGCCCTGACGACGGCCGTTACATCTACAGCCCCTGAAAGGTCACGCCGGGGTATTACAACAATCGATTCCACCCTGGCCACTCTGGAATCGGCAAGAATGGCTTTTCGCACATAACGGCGCAGCAGTTCCAGGTTGGCGCTGGTCATGGGTTCACCCAAAAGATCACGAATAACTGTCCCGTGGCGGGGGTGGCCCAGTCCCGTTAGTTCACCGCGATACATGAGCAGCCGGAGTTTGAGGGCCTGAACGAGATTTTCCTTGCCACTCACACACTCTGCCTGTCCTGCTTCCATTGCGAGATCAATGGAACCGTCCTGGGCAAAGTCAAGGCCTATATCAGTCTTTAAGGGGTCGGACATTTTTTCCTTTTTTACATTAACTTGCCCGGCGCCGCTGTTGCGCCCGGCGGGCTGGCAATGCCCGGCGCTACCTTTGCCTGACTCATAAAGAGGGTGAGCCCCTGTGCCACTACCTCGGAAATAGCACCGGCCAGATCGGGTGCATTCTCTCCATTTAATCCATTGGCAGCCATCAAACCCTTAACAATCGGTTCCAGCTGGCTCTTTGTCGGTGCAGGCATAGCGCTTCTCACTAACCACCTCTCCCCTTGTCAAGGGGAGGGGTGGGGTCAAAATTGGTTTATCCCGGATTAGATATTGTTTCTTTCCTTACATCAAACTGCCGGGACCGGTCGTTACAAAACCGGCAACGGCAATGCCCGGCGCAACCTGAACCTGTGTTGTAAACAGCATAATTGCCTGAGCCAGGGCATCTGCAATTACAGCAGCCAGTGCAGGCGCATTTTGTCCTTTAATGCCCTTTGCGCTTAAGGCCGCCTGGGCCAACGGCAGCAGTTGCGGGCCCATGGGGCCGCCGGCAGGCGGCGGCATTAACATGCCCGGCCCTGCCGTGCTTCCGCTGCCTGAAATGGGATCGACACCTGCCGGAATGCCGGGCATGACCATGGCCTGGGCAAAAAACAGGTTTAATGCGTCAGCCGTTACCTGAGCCAGCGCTTTGCCAAGGTCTGCGGCATTTTCCCCGGCAATATTGGCCGATTGCATTGCCCCGGTGGCAATGCCTTCCAGTTGTGATGCCTGCGGCGCCGGCATAGCTAGCCCTTTGCCTTCACACTCTTTGATCCCATTAACGGCGCGCCGGTAAAAAAACATTTGTGGCTATCTTCGGTAATCACACCGGCCCCGCCGCTACCGAGCTCCACATTACCTGACGCATCGATTTTGCAATCACTGCATTTCAAATCGACATTGCCTTTTACTTCAATCTGCAAATCTGTTTCTCCGGTAATCTGTACAGCGCCATCCTTTTCGACGGTAACAACCGTTTTACCCGCTGTCAGAACAATGGCTTCTTCTTTATCGATGGCAATTTCCGTTTCCCCTTCAAAGGGATATTTGAGGCGCCATTCATTTTCGTCATGCTCCGGCGGATTGGCCTTGTCGCTATAAAGCCGCCCCACAACAATGGGACGGTTGGGGTCGGCCCCGACATAGGATAAAAGCACCAAATCACCTACGTTGGGCACACTGACCATGCCCATATGAGGTGTGGCCATGGGCACCCGGCGCAGTTCTAAATCCCCTTCACGGAGCTTCACGCTGCATTCATAATTATTTTCATCCCCTTCGGCATGAGGAAAGACGGACGTCACTATAGCCAGATCACCGAGCCGCAGGGATTTCAACTCATCACGGACAATGGCGCGGATAATGGAAACGGGGTCACTCAATTTACATTCCGTCTTGAAAAATCTCTCGCCTTTTTATACCAGTTAATTCCTTTTTTGCTGCTC
It contains:
- a CDS encoding DUF2634 domain-containing protein — encoded protein: MSDPLKTDIGLDFAQDGSIDLAMEAGQAECVSGKENLVQALKLRLLMYRGELTGLGHPRHGTVIRDLLGEPMTSANLELLRRYVRKAILADSRVARVESIVVIPRRDLSGAVDVTAVVRAIEGSSAEIELTIDEKQS
- a CDS encoding phage baseplate assembly protein V; the encoded protein is MSDPVSIIRAIVRDELKSLRLGDLAIVTSVFPHAEGDENNYECSVKLREGDLELRRVPMATPHMGMVSVPNVGDLVLLSYVGADPNRPIVVGRLYSDKANPPEHDENEWRLKYPFEGETEIAIDKEEAIVLTAGKTVVTVEKDGAVQITGETDLQIEVKGNVDLKCSDCKIDASGNVELGSGGAGVITEDSHKCFFTGAPLMGSKSVKAKG